From Cellulomonas oligotrophica, a single genomic window includes:
- the rpmG gene encoding 50S ribosomal protein L33 encodes MAGKRTELRPVIKLRSTAGTGHTYVTRKNRRNTPDRLVLRKFDPVVRRHVDYREER; translated from the coding sequence ATGGCCGGCAAGCGCACCGAGCTGCGCCCCGTCATCAAGCTGCGCTCCACCGCCGGCACCGGGCACACCTACGTGACCCGCAAGAACCGCCGCAACACCCCGGACCGGCTCGTGCTGCGCAAGTTCGACCCCGTCGTGCGCCGGCACGTCGACTACCGCGAGGAGCGCTGA